A stretch of Petrotoga mexicana DSM 14811 DNA encodes these proteins:
- a CDS encoding 1-phosphofructokinase family hexose kinase: MKKERIVISVCVLNLNPCYDHWVIIEKESPIPNVLRGDKVVKLVDGKGLNIGRVFNTLGFKDYLCLNIVGGEVGKIIESGSRKEGIKSKFFWIEEENRINTAVVFEYEKRMIMINEPGPHITNLEINKFISFFQQNLKEDDKLIISGSAPQRFESYHLMELINFAKKKNCEIDVDIGGTWLKEIVESSPPDILKINSDELKVAFDIDIKETSKVNEFRKKNHIKELIITHGKEGSWGFFDEILIKATPKKIFSDYSVGSGDSFFAGYLYGKEKKFPLEECLKIATACGIANTLHYGAAIFNKQDFKDQLKNVEIKKVVL; this comes from the coding sequence ATGAAGAAGGAGAGGATAGTTATTAGTGTTTGTGTACTCAATTTAAACCCATGCTATGATCACTGGGTGATAATAGAAAAAGAATCCCCTATTCCAAATGTGTTAAGGGGTGATAAAGTTGTTAAACTTGTTGATGGAAAGGGTTTAAATATAGGAAGAGTTTTCAATACTTTAGGATTCAAAGACTATCTTTGTTTAAATATAGTGGGTGGTGAAGTAGGCAAAATCATTGAATCAGGTAGCCGAAAAGAAGGGATAAAATCAAAATTTTTCTGGATCGAAGAAGAAAACAGAATTAACACAGCTGTTGTTTTTGAATATGAAAAAAGAATGATAATGATAAACGAACCCGGTCCACATATTACAAACCTTGAAATAAACAAGTTTATATCTTTTTTTCAGCAAAATCTGAAAGAGGATGATAAACTTATAATATCTGGAAGCGCCCCTCAAAGATTCGAAAGTTATCATTTAATGGAACTAATAAATTTTGCAAAAAAAAAGAATTGTGAAATAGATGTTGACATTGGCGGCACATGGTTGAAAGAAATTGTTGAGTCTTCACCACCAGATATTTTAAAAATTAATTCAGATGAACTTAAAGTTGCTTTTGATATCGATATTAAAGAAACATCCAAAGTAAACGAATTTAGAAAAAAGAATCATATAAAAGAATTAATAATTACCCATGGAAAAGAAGGAAGTTGGGGTTTCTTTGATGAAATACTTATTAAAGCAACTCCTAAAAAGATATTCTCTGATTATTCAGTGGGATCTGGAGATTCTTTTTTTGCAGGTTATCTTTATGGAAAAGAAAAAAAATTTCCTCTAGAAGAATGTCTTAAAATAGCTACAGCTTGTGGAATAGCCAATACTTTACACTATGGAGCTGCGATTTTCAATAAGCAAGATTTCAAAGACCAATTAAAAAATGTAGAAATTAAAAAGGTGGTATTATGA
- a CDS encoding carbohydrate ABC transporter permease yields MLKISKNEKTAYKMVLPYVLIIVSLIVFLLTLNIYLSFTNNEGNFTFSNYIEAIKDPVFLIMLKNTVIWTICSVIGQLSLGLLVAILLNQIKKGEVIFRSIILILPWATLDIVAGVTWKWMFNDMYGVINDILFRFGFISDYISWLGQPKTALAAVIIANIWKGFSLSGLFFLAGLQAIPVQLYEAAEIDGANVFQKFTHVTIPQLKPILITTLMFTTIWTINYFPLIYTMTGGGPGYGTETFVTYIYRINFKFLEYNKSAALSNILFLIILFISILYIKVLTKEENS; encoded by the coding sequence ATGTTGAAAATCTCAAAAAATGAAAAAACAGCTTATAAGATGGTTCTTCCTTATGTTTTAATTATAGTATCATTAATAGTTTTTTTATTAACTTTAAATATATATCTCAGTTTTACTAATAACGAAGGAAATTTTACTTTTTCTAACTATATTGAAGCTATCAAAGATCCCGTATTTCTTATAATGTTAAAAAATACAGTTATATGGACAATATGTAGTGTGATAGGACAGTTATCTTTAGGATTATTGGTAGCAATTTTATTAAATCAGATAAAAAAAGGAGAAGTGATTTTCAGAAGTATAATTTTAATTTTACCTTGGGCAACATTAGACATAGTAGCTGGAGTCACATGGAAATGGATGTTCAACGATATGTATGGAGTCATAAATGATATTCTATTTAGATTTGGTTTTATATCTGATTATATTTCATGGTTAGGACAACCAAAAACTGCTTTAGCAGCGGTAATAATCGCAAATATATGGAAAGGCTTTAGTTTATCTGGCTTATTCTTTTTAGCTGGCCTTCAAGCTATACCCGTGCAACTCTATGAGGCGGCGGAAATTGATGGAGCCAATGTATTTCAAAAATTTACACACGTAACCATTCCGCAATTAAAGCCTATTTTAATTACAACTTTGATGTTTACCACTATATGGACTATAAATTATTTCCCACTAATATATACTATGACGGGAGGAGGACCTGGCTATGGAACCGAAACATTTGTTACTTATATTTATAGAATAAACTTTAAATTTTTAGAATATAATAAATCTGCTGCTTTATCTAATATTTTATTTTTAATAATATTATTTATTTCTATTCTATACATAAAAGTTTTAACAAAGGAGGAAAACTCTTGA
- a CDS encoding DUF554 domain-containing protein yields MFNIAVIVNTLAVLIGGTLGTFIGNKLPDNLRLILFQSVGLTTFLIGIGMGLDASNLIVVLVSLALGGVIGELLRIENGLGKLANIVERSQGETPFVRGFITATVLFVIGPMTIIGCLNAGLSGDNSVIFLKSVLDGISSMVLASVYGVGVTFSAVSVFLIQGSIVSLAGMLSFLSNPYYLNDFTAVGGAMIIAIGIRLLEIKDIKVGNFLPSLIIVVLINYILTFFGKF; encoded by the coding sequence GTGTTCAACATCGCTGTCATTGTAAACACTTTAGCCGTTTTAATTGGGGGTACATTGGGAACATTTATTGGGAATAAATTGCCAGATAACTTGAGACTTATTTTATTTCAAAGTGTTGGTCTGACTACTTTTTTGATCGGAATAGGGATGGGGTTAGATGCAAGCAATTTGATCGTGGTTTTGGTATCTTTGGCACTGGGAGGAGTAATTGGAGAGTTATTGAGAATTGAAAACGGTCTAGGAAAATTGGCAAACATCGTTGAAAGATCACAGGGAGAAACACCTTTTGTAAGAGGATTTATTACCGCTACCGTTCTTTTTGTTATAGGCCCTATGACGATAATTGGATGTCTAAATGCCGGTCTTTCAGGAGATAACTCTGTTATTTTCTTAAAATCTGTTCTGGATGGAATTTCTTCTATGGTCTTGGCCTCGGTTTATGGTGTGGGGGTTACCTTCTCTGCTGTGAGTGTATTTTTGATTCAAGGTTCGATAGTTAGTTTGGCTGGAATGCTTTCTTTCCTTTCAAATCCTTACTATTTGAATGATTTTACAGCCGTTGGCGGGGCGATGATAATTGCCATTGGAATAAGACTTTTGGAGATAAAAGATATAAAAGTAGGAAATTTCCTTCCTTCTTTGATAATTGTCGTTTTGATAAATTATATTCTTACCTTTTTTGGCAAGTTTTGA
- a CDS encoding carbohydrate ABC transporter permease codes for MKRSKRIQMYKILSYFLLIIISIIIAFPFYWLIVTSFKTYPEIYSYPLTYYPHDVTFEHFKEIMRLDIGKYFINSLIVSITTSILSLIIAVLPAYAFSRFSFRGKNSLLTSVLLFQMFPMVIFLMPIFNLLKNIGLLDTYLGLILSYIAFTTPITIIFLRGFFIDIPESLEEAAMIDGCSIFQAFYKIILPLTLPGIASVGTYTFLFTWSELLYSMSFLLSKSKQTIPTFLSLFVGQYQTRWGPLFAGSLLATIPPLIIFIILQRYFIKGLTSGAVKE; via the coding sequence TTGAAAAGAAGCAAAAGAATACAAATGTATAAAATACTTTCTTATTTTTTATTAATAATAATATCTATAATAATTGCTTTTCCTTTTTACTGGTTAATAGTTACTTCTTTTAAAACATATCCCGAAATATACAGTTACCCCTTAACTTATTACCCACATGATGTAACTTTTGAACATTTCAAGGAAATTATGAGGTTGGACATAGGAAAATACTTCATAAATAGTCTTATTGTTTCTATTACTACTTCTATTTTGTCATTAATAATAGCAGTTTTACCAGCTTATGCTTTTTCAAGATTTTCTTTTAGGGGTAAAAACTCCCTTTTAACAAGTGTTTTATTATTTCAAATGTTTCCAATGGTTATTTTTTTGATGCCAATATTTAACCTTTTGAAAAATATTGGATTATTAGATACATACTTAGGTTTGATTCTTTCTTATATAGCTTTTACAACACCGATTACTATTATTTTTCTTAGAGGTTTTTTTATTGATATACCAGAATCGTTAGAAGAAGCCGCTATGATAGATGGTTGTAGCATATTTCAAGCATTCTATAAAATTATTCTGCCTCTAACTTTACCTGGCATAGCATCAGTTGGTACCTATACTTTCTTATTTACTTGGAGTGAGTTGTTATATTCCATGTCTTTTTTATTGAGTAAAAGTAAGCAAACTATTCCTACCTTCCTCTCTCTATTCGTAGGACAGTATCAAACAAGATGGGGACCTTTGTTTGCAGGATCGTTGTTAGCAACTATTCCCCCTTTGATAATTTTTATAATCTTACAAAGATACTTTATAAAAGGATTGACAAGCGGAGCAGTTAAAGAATAA
- a CDS encoding ABC transporter substrate-binding protein — protein sequence MKRFLVLSFIILGILGASTFNAQTLSVWIGGHVAELDETWNEVISKFEDNTGIKVEVQLFGFDTYYDHLVTALQGGVGPDLAFADLGGWVPTFASQGWLEPLDDKLNSWDGTNEIWENLWPTVTYEGKRYGLPWYTDARLLLYNKKMFRDAGLDPENPPKTWEEFLYTAMKLTDPSKRVYGYGVSGTKTEHTTLGYMIFLYSAGGKLLTDDYSKAAFNTPEGLRALKFYTDLALKYNVSPNPLSYHEDDYRNLMAQNRVAMAVGGPWSFPLIESANPDIEYGVSIHPYAVTQASVLGGWALVIPSSSKNKEGAWELASYLTSYETWMFWVEQNHGPMPTRRDVARDAPYFQQNENWQVIFEAFPNAIPRPPIPEWPQVSEQIQIMVQDVLLGNSTAEDAIKKAEINVNNILGN from the coding sequence ATGAAAAGGTTTTTGGTATTAAGTTTCATAATACTCGGGATCCTAGGTGCTTCTACTTTTAATGCTCAAACCCTTTCTGTATGGATAGGAGGACATGTCGCAGAATTAGATGAAACGTGGAACGAAGTTATATCAAAATTCGAAGATAACACAGGTATAAAAGTAGAAGTACAATTGTTCGGATTTGATACTTACTATGACCATTTAGTAACCGCGCTTCAAGGAGGAGTAGGGCCTGATTTAGCATTTGCTGACTTGGGTGGTTGGGTTCCAACATTTGCATCTCAAGGATGGCTTGAACCATTAGATGATAAATTGAATTCCTGGGATGGTACGAATGAAATATGGGAAAATCTATGGCCAACGGTAACCTATGAAGGTAAAAGATACGGACTACCTTGGTATACAGACGCGAGACTATTGTTGTATAATAAAAAAATGTTTAGAGACGCTGGATTAGACCCTGAGAATCCTCCTAAAACTTGGGAAGAATTTTTGTATACCGCTATGAAATTAACCGATCCTTCCAAGAGGGTATATGGTTACGGTGTCAGCGGCACTAAAACTGAACATACTACTTTAGGTTATATGATATTTTTGTACAGTGCAGGAGGAAAATTACTTACAGATGATTATTCTAAAGCTGCCTTTAATACTCCAGAAGGACTACGTGCTTTAAAATTCTATACTGACCTTGCGTTGAAATATAATGTAAGCCCTAACCCTCTTTCTTACCATGAAGATGACTATAGGAATCTTATGGCTCAAAACAGAGTCGCGATGGCAGTAGGAGGACCTTGGTCATTCCCGTTAATTGAATCAGCGAATCCCGATATTGAATATGGAGTAAGTATCCACCCTTATGCTGTTACTCAAGCATCTGTATTAGGTGGATGGGCTCTTGTTATTCCCAGTTCCAGTAAAAATAAAGAAGGTGCATGGGAATTAGCTTCATATTTGACTAGTTATGAGACATGGATGTTTTGGGTAGAACAAAATCATGGACCAATGCCTACAAGGAGAGATGTTGCAAGAGACGCCCCATATTTTCAACAAAATGAAAATTGGCAAGTTATTTTTGAAGCATTCCCTAATGCTATCCCTAGACCACCTATTCCAGAATGGCCTCAAGTTTCAGAACAAATTCAAATTATGGTACAAGATGTTTTATTAGGTAATTCCACAGCAGAAGACGCCATAAAAAAGGCAGAAATAAATGTAAATAATATTTTGGGTAATTAA
- a CDS encoding reverse transcriptase-like protein, whose amino-acid sequence MAYVDGSYDVETKIYGSGIVFLDDEEKHLFFSGNNPEYSSSRNVAGEISASIYAMEYAKEKGYEKIIINHDYIGLEKWCTGEWKTNKKITIAYKNCYDYFSKFLTIQFHWVRGHSGDHYNTLADQLAKKALESKNFRDLITKYIKN is encoded by the coding sequence ATCGCCTATGTCGATGGAAGTTATGACGTAGAAACAAAAATATACGGTAGCGGCATAGTATTTCTAGATGATGAAGAAAAACATCTCTTCTTTTCTGGTAATAACCCAGAATACTCCTCTAGCAGAAATGTTGCCGGAGAAATAAGTGCATCAATCTACGCAATGGAATACGCCAAAGAAAAAGGTTACGAAAAGATAATAATAAATCATGATTACATCGGATTAGAGAAATGGTGTACTGGAGAATGGAAAACGAATAAAAAAATAACCATAGCCTATAAAAATTGCTATGATTATTTTAGTAAATTTTTAACAATACAATTCCATTGGGTAAGGGGGCACTCAGGAGACCATTACAATACATTGGCAGATCAATTGGCTAAAAAAGCATTAGAAAGCAAAAATTTCCGTGATTTAATAACGAAATATATAAAAAATTAA
- a CDS encoding DUF3783 domain-containing protein — protein sequence MYEDIKNIPTIIINGMSKEQILRIMKTIKNMENLPENIIFASITPTSSQWTVEELIKELKQEDIEMKKVTENLKKGVYDNYKKDSK from the coding sequence ATGTATGAAGATATTAAAAACATTCCCACAATTATAATTAACGGTATGTCCAAAGAACAAATCCTTAGGATAATGAAAACAATAAAAAATATGGAAAACTTACCTGAAAATATAATTTTTGCTTCCATTACTCCTACAAGTTCTCAATGGACAGTCGAAGAACTAATCAAAGAGCTAAAACAAGAAGACATAGAAATGAAAAAAGTAACAGAAAATCTCAAAAAAGGGGTATACGATAATTACAAAAAAGACAGCAAGTGA
- a CDS encoding glucosyl-3-phosphoglycerate synthase, whose product MKDNILKRSFHHSKFENIKELVKLKEKQDVKISLAFPSLNEEKTIGKEIIIMKTELMEKYPLLDEIAVIDSGSEDETVSIAKEYGAKVFYSSDILPEYGFYKGKGENLWKSLYALNGDIIVWVDSDIENIHPKFVYGLVGALLNYPEIGYVKAFYDRPIVGKSAMQPTGGGRVTELVARPLFSLFYPELSTIIQPLSGEYAGRREILEKLPFFVGYGVEIAHLIDIAEKFGTEIIAQVDLELRIHDNQPLHSLSKMAFELTKVVLKRLEKYGKLDLKTELNDKHLMIQKKENEKILVPTEILSVERPPIITIPEYKEKFSKGEKV is encoded by the coding sequence ATGAAGGACAATATTTTAAAACGTTCTTTTCACCATTCAAAGTTTGAAAACATTAAAGAGCTTGTTAAATTAAAAGAAAAACAAGATGTAAAAATATCCCTTGCCTTTCCTTCTTTAAACGAAGAAAAAACAATTGGTAAAGAGATAATCATTATGAAAACAGAACTTATGGAAAAATATCCATTATTGGATGAAATCGCTGTAATTGACTCTGGCTCAGAGGATGAAACAGTTTCTATAGCAAAAGAGTACGGTGCAAAAGTTTTTTACTCCAGTGATATTTTACCCGAATACGGTTTTTACAAAGGAAAAGGAGAAAATTTATGGAAAAGTTTATACGCACTTAATGGTGATATAATCGTATGGGTGGATTCAGATATAGAGAACATACATCCAAAATTCGTATACGGTTTAGTTGGTGCTTTGTTGAATTATCCAGAAATAGGCTACGTCAAAGCCTTTTATGATAGACCCATTGTTGGAAAATCAGCAATGCAACCAACGGGTGGAGGAAGGGTTACCGAATTGGTTGCAAGGCCTTTATTTTCTTTGTTTTACCCGGAGTTATCAACGATAATTCAACCGTTAAGTGGTGAATATGCAGGAAGAAGGGAAATTTTAGAAAAACTACCGTTTTTTGTGGGGTACGGTGTGGAAATTGCTCATCTCATTGACATAGCTGAAAAATTTGGCACCGAGATAATAGCTCAAGTGGACCTTGAACTTCGAATACACGACAATCAACCTTTACACTCACTGAGTAAAATGGCTTTTGAACTCACAAAGGTAGTATTAAAAAGATTGGAAAAATATGGAAAATTAGATTTAAAAACCGAATTGAACGATAAACACCTAATGATTCAAAAAAAAGAAAATGAGAAGATATTAGTTCCAACGGAGATACTAAGTGTTGAAAGACCTCCTATCATCACCATCCCAGAGTACAAAGAAAAGTTTTCAAAAGGGGAGAAGGTATGA
- a CDS encoding sugar-binding transcriptional regulator, translated as MIDDKLLFDVAVDYYINKKLQKEIAKELGVSRVQVSKYLKLASERGIVKIEITPPEISNENQKKYQELFNNIFGLNKLLLAPSYSNPERLLYSMCQVAGEYISSQLPNEPYNVGIGWGNTMTKLALTYDFSLKNEWNVVPLSGGISKISDERFNINYIVQSFAKNLNSKFTLIYLPFILEKGIKENITSSSEYKKIVNFWEKLDVVIASVGYSISRSPLFRQNVIEGKYINQLEQLNIVGDILTHYFDIQGNVYDLEFIEDIINISINQYKKAKLKIVVAGGLHKVESIIGLLRGKLVDVLITDQKTAENVLNYVYEEGEDSY; from the coding sequence ATGATTGATGACAAATTATTATTTGACGTCGCTGTGGATTACTATATTAATAAAAAACTTCAAAAAGAAATAGCAAAAGAATTAGGGGTATCTCGAGTACAAGTTAGTAAATACTTAAAACTTGCGTCAGAGAGAGGTATTGTTAAAATTGAAATTACACCTCCCGAAATCTCAAATGAAAACCAAAAAAAATATCAAGAACTATTTAATAATATCTTTGGATTAAATAAATTGCTTTTGGCTCCTAGTTACAGTAATCCAGAAAGGCTATTATATTCAATGTGCCAAGTAGCGGGAGAATACATTTCTTCTCAGCTACCTAATGAGCCTTACAATGTCGGTATTGGATGGGGTAATACTATGACCAAATTAGCACTTACATATGACTTTTCTCTTAAAAATGAATGGAACGTTGTTCCTCTTTCTGGAGGAATCTCTAAGATTTCTGATGAGAGATTTAACATTAATTACATAGTCCAAAGCTTTGCTAAAAATTTGAATTCTAAATTTACTTTAATTTATTTGCCTTTTATCTTAGAAAAAGGAATAAAAGAAAACATTACAAGCAGTTCGGAGTATAAGAAAATAGTAAATTTTTGGGAAAAACTGGATGTAGTTATTGCTAGTGTTGGATATTCTATATCTAGGTCTCCGCTTTTCCGACAAAATGTTATAGAAGGGAAATACATTAACCAGTTAGAACAATTAAATATAGTGGGGGATATACTAACTCACTATTTTGATATTCAAGGTAATGTATATGATTTGGAATTTATTGAAGATATAATCAATATTTCTATTAATCAATATAAAAAAGCTAAATTGAAGATTGTGGTAGCAGGAGGCTTGCATAAAGTCGAGAGTATTATAGGACTATTAAGAGGTAAACTAGTAGATGTTTTGATTACCGATCAAAAAACTGCCGAAAATGTTCTAAATTACGTATATGAAGAAGGAGAGGATAGTTATTAG
- the pgl gene encoding 6-phosphogluconolactonase — protein MQAKFFEDPQKFHKETANLIYKLYKKSIEENKLFTLMFSGGRTPLPVYEKLASEYKNKINWEKVHIFWGDERYVDQKSEESNFKWAHDLLISKINIPTNNVHRIKTELPIEKASQEYEKEIINFFGTQNPVFDLILLGIGEDGHTASLFPSSDTLEENTKLFTATPPSGTPKVPRITATYKLLNNARNILFLSSYKGKEKVIDEILNHPKIAEEKFPAAKIKVKNTYFFIKI, from the coding sequence ATGCAAGCAAAGTTTTTTGAAGATCCCCAAAAGTTCCACAAAGAGACCGCAAACCTAATTTATAAACTATATAAAAAAAGCATAGAAGAAAATAAATTATTCACCTTAATGTTCTCAGGCGGAAGAACACCACTTCCTGTTTATGAAAAATTGGCATCAGAATACAAAAATAAAATAAATTGGGAGAAAGTCCACATTTTTTGGGGAGATGAAAGATACGTCGATCAAAAAAGTGAAGAAAGTAATTTCAAATGGGCACACGATTTGCTAATAAGCAAGATTAATATTCCAACAAATAATGTACATAGGATAAAAACAGAACTACCTATAGAAAAAGCATCACAAGAGTACGAAAAAGAAATAATCAACTTTTTTGGAACACAAAATCCCGTTTTTGATTTAATACTACTAGGAATAGGAGAAGATGGCCACACAGCATCTTTGTTCCCTTCAAGTGACACTTTAGAAGAAAATACAAAGTTATTCACTGCCACACCACCATCTGGAACACCAAAAGTACCGAGAATTACCGCCACGTACAAATTGCTGAACAACGCAAGAAATATCCTTTTTCTAAGTTCATACAAAGGGAAAGAGAAAGTAATAGATGAAATCCTAAACCACCCTAAGATAGCAGAAGAAAAATTTCCTGCTGCAAAAATAAAAGTTAAGAATACTTATTTTTTCATAAAAATATAG